The following are encoded together in the Erwinia sp. E602 genome:
- a CDS encoding LuxR C-terminal-related transcriptional regulator, producing the protein MNRNQLTIVINDPNRYFADGLAACISEFLLAKGISPSFTDCVFNYDARILFIAAESISIANCHYLHRRVSTRSLDVFILRDRTPLPDEGNITVPHLDDFPTLYRDSQLADFYRKVQSRTSPHTDLRSLLARPCTPHSFGLLTRREIEVLRYLARGISNGAVARFLLISEKTVSAHKRNIMAKLNMIRPAELNYWLLQEGWCESWCGRDK; encoded by the coding sequence ATGAACAGAAATCAGCTGACGATCGTAATCAACGACCCTAATCGGTACTTTGCTGACGGGCTCGCCGCCTGTATTTCTGAGTTTCTGTTAGCTAAGGGCATTTCGCCTTCGTTTACCGATTGCGTATTTAATTATGATGCCAGAATCCTGTTTATTGCTGCCGAATCCATATCCATCGCCAATTGTCATTACCTTCATCGCCGCGTCTCTACGCGGTCGCTTGACGTTTTTATCCTCCGCGACAGAACACCGCTGCCGGATGAGGGCAACATAACCGTTCCCCACTTAGATGATTTTCCGACCTTATACCGTGACAGCCAGCTGGCTGACTTTTACAGAAAAGTACAGAGCCGTACGTCTCCGCATACTGATTTACGCAGTTTGCTTGCCAGGCCCTGCACTCCGCACTCTTTTGGTTTGCTCACCCGGCGTGAAATCGAAGTGTTGCGTTACCTGGCTCGCGGTATCAGTAATGGCGCGGTTGCCCGTTTTCTGCTGATCAGCGAGAAGACGGTGAGTGCGCACAAAAGGAATATCATGGCCAAACTCAATATGATCCGCCCTGCTGAACTTAACTACTGGCTACTGCAGGAAGGCTGGTGCGAGTCCTGGTGCGGGCGTGATAAATAA
- a CDS encoding FKBP-type peptidyl-prolyl cis-trans isomerase — protein MEKSRQQLSERNQQLSDLRQKITRLERLPPASPATLPAVPSLSEADRQTLQNLASTFRNLWHFSPSELALAEKLRLANQRAKKSQQLVNRTRQRQQELQQQLISLRDRYTALLRRDATGQQATAQQQAELEQQIAGLNHTKQQLADSLLRSKAAEAQLDSVLAQQKSSSSSASKASAALLAEKNSAEEKLKALQARLDEVLAQQKSSSSSASKASAALLAEKNSAEEKLKALQARLDEVLAQQQVKQSVAVKPGVAELTAAQLRQKATREAYAIGFSMGQEILQVQAENHNWSAVDNDRRVVLAGIVDAFKNTAKIPLADMEKIIATVATQLNSGREKFMNRLDKSTKNFVKAFINDKKTHKSKLGFWYQIGYIGDTPISANTSIDVVVKESLASGKVIEDMDAKGIVLTQPLSAFPPIFQEALSKIKNHGSVTIVVPPNLAYGEKGYPPKVPPNATMVYDIRIAESYPENKKKNASPEKKVLPGNPAPESKRSQ, from the coding sequence TTGGAAAAAAGCAGGCAGCAACTGAGTGAGCGCAACCAGCAGCTGTCAGATTTACGGCAAAAAATTACCCGCCTGGAGCGGCTCCCCCCTGCGTCACCGGCGACTCTGCCAGCGGTTCCCTCGCTGAGCGAGGCCGATCGCCAGACGCTGCAAAACCTTGCCAGCACCTTCCGTAATCTGTGGCATTTTTCACCGTCTGAGCTGGCGCTGGCAGAAAAACTCCGGCTGGCCAACCAACGGGCGAAGAAATCACAGCAGCTTGTAAACAGGACACGGCAACGGCAACAGGAGCTGCAACAGCAGCTCATTTCACTGCGCGATCGTTATACGGCGCTGCTCCGTCGCGATGCCACAGGCCAGCAGGCAACGGCACAACAGCAGGCAGAGCTTGAACAGCAGATTGCCGGGCTTAATCATACGAAGCAACAGCTGGCAGACAGTCTGCTAAGAAGCAAAGCAGCAGAAGCACAACTGGACAGCGTGTTAGCACAGCAGAAAAGCAGCAGCAGCTCCGCCAGCAAGGCCAGCGCCGCGCTGCTGGCCGAAAAAAACAGCGCCGAGGAGAAGCTCAAGGCGCTGCAGGCCAGGCTGGACGAGGTGCTGGCTCAGCAGAAAAGCAGCAGCAGCTCCGCCAGCAAGGCCAGCGCCGCGCTGCTGGCCGAAAAAAACAGCGCCGAGGAGAAGCTTAAGGCGCTGCAGGCCAGGCTGGACGAGGTGCTGGCACAGCAGCAGGTGAAACAATCCGTAGCGGTTAAGCCTGGGGTGGCAGAACTCACTGCTGCACAACTCAGGCAGAAAGCCACGCGCGAAGCCTACGCTATCGGCTTCTCGATGGGCCAGGAAATACTGCAGGTGCAGGCTGAAAATCACAACTGGTCTGCGGTGGACAACGACCGTCGGGTGGTACTGGCAGGCATCGTTGATGCTTTTAAAAACACAGCAAAAATACCGCTGGCAGATATGGAAAAGATCATTGCCACCGTTGCAACCCAGCTAAACAGCGGCCGGGAAAAATTCATGAACCGCCTGGACAAATCGACGAAAAACTTTGTTAAGGCCTTCATTAACGATAAAAAAACGCATAAGAGCAAACTCGGATTTTGGTATCAGATTGGCTATATCGGGGATACGCCAATTTCGGCGAATACCAGTATTGACGTGGTGGTAAAAGAGAGCCTGGCCAGCGGTAAGGTGATCGAAGATATGGATGCCAAAGGGATCGTGCTGACGCAGCCTTTATCGGCTTTTCCACCCATCTTCCAGGAAGCGCTAAGTAAGATAAAAAATCATGGTTCCGTTACTATTGTGGTCCCGCCAAATCTGGCGTATGGCGAGAAGGGCTATCCACCTAAAGTGCCGCCCAATGCCACAATGGTTTACGATATACGGATTGCCGAGTCGTATCCGGAAAATAAAAAGAAGAACGCATCGCCAGAGAAAAAGGTGTTACCCGGCAATCCTGCTCCGGAGAGTAAGAGAAGCCAATAG
- a CDS encoding YibL family ribosome-associated protein, protein MTEKVQDEIRALSDKLDALNHKEPTLLASGDSEKLGELLKEKDKLQAEIERLRGVRAEKLSKEAQQLQKLPFSRAITKKEQANMGALKKSVRGLIVVHPTSALGRELGLKEMTGYARAAF, encoded by the coding sequence ATGACAGAAAAAGTGCAGGATGAAATCAGAGCGTTGAGCGACAAGCTGGATGCCCTGAACCATAAAGAACCGACGCTGCTGGCGTCTGGCGACAGCGAGAAGCTTGGCGAGCTGTTGAAAGAGAAAGATAAGCTGCAGGCTGAAATTGAACGTCTGCGCGGCGTGCGGGCTGAAAAACTCAGCAAGGAAGCGCAGCAGCTGCAAAAACTGCCGTTCAGCCGGGCGATCACCAAAAAAGAACAGGCCAACATGGGCGCGCTGAAAAAAAGCGTTCGCGGACTGATTGTGGTGCATCCGACTTCCGCGCTGGGCCGCGAGCTGGGTCTGAAAGAGATGACCGGTTACGCTCGCGCTGCGTTTTAA
- a CDS encoding DUF3053 domain-containing protein translates to MTTGPARVWMRLLVPFMALFLVLQLTACGDKEGDQRKAFIDFLQNTVMRSGEHLPSLSEDQKQKFGNYVSDYAILYGFSQQVNKAVESGMKPVVDELSAIRTPQDYLTRRDSLRQASGALGVLAQQIQSAKTQADSSKGTLKQPEDLKTVYDNVYNKVVSQPAASLIPLLPALQTLSQDAVQTGDFLQQQGSQVSFNGAAVQFPTQQQATQYNTLMSNLSANTQALTRAQSALQGGFQ, encoded by the coding sequence ATGACCACAGGACCTGCGCGTGTCTGGATGCGTCTGCTGGTGCCATTTATGGCGCTGTTTTTGGTGCTGCAGCTGACCGCCTGCGGTGATAAAGAAGGAGATCAGCGCAAAGCGTTTATCGACTTCCTGCAGAATACCGTGATGCGCAGCGGTGAGCATCTGCCGAGCCTGAGCGAAGACCAGAAGCAGAAGTTCGGCAACTATGTCAGCGATTACGCGATTCTTTACGGCTTCTCACAGCAGGTCAATAAAGCGGTGGAATCGGGTATGAAGCCGGTAGTGGATGAACTGTCTGCCATTCGTACCCCGCAGGATTACCTGACGCGCCGCGACTCTCTGCGCCAGGCCAGCGGTGCGCTTGGCGTGCTGGCCCAGCAGATTCAGTCCGCTAAAACCCAGGCGGACAGCAGCAAAGGGACGCTGAAACAGCCGGAGGATCTGAAAACGGTCTATGACAACGTCTATAACAAGGTGGTTTCTCAGCCAGCGGCTTCACTGATCCCGCTATTGCCGGCACTACAGACCCTGAGCCAGGATGCGGTACAGACCGGCGATTTTCTGCAGCAGCAGGGATCGCAGGTAAGCTTTAACGGCGCGGCCGTACAGTTCCCGACCCAGCAGCAGGCGACCCAGTACAATACGCTGATGAGCAATCTGAGCGCCAATACCCAGGCGCTGACCCGGGCGCAGAGTGCACTGCAGGGCGGATTCCAGTAA
- a CDS encoding sugar ABC transporter substrate-binding protein, translated as MKKITLSLLALSLLSSLPALAADVAIPAAIADHQGPVRVAVIRNLGSDDNTTQFVAGAIQEGRKLGFKVSTFLSNGDDARFQDFVNQAISQKYDGIILSHGKDPYATALVKRITDAGIKVSVFDTPVNQTLPGVTVTAQDDASLAQLSLDQLVKDSNGKANIVKLWVAGFPAMERRQVVYEKVLKANPGIHQLESIGAVSSDVQGDTANKIGAILAKYPKGKIDAIWGSWDAFAQGAYKALQENGRTEIKLYSIDVSNQDLQLMSEKNSPWQQTVAVDSKLIGAINMRLVANKIGGEPTPASYQFQAAAISQSQLKAQPGAVNVATLSKIIPGWGTSPDFVAPWFAPLEAKYGKK; from the coding sequence ATGAAAAAAATTACGCTTTCACTGCTGGCGCTGAGCCTGTTAAGTTCGCTGCCCGCCCTTGCGGCTGACGTTGCCATCCCGGCCGCGATTGCCGATCATCAGGGCCCGGTGCGCGTGGCGGTGATCCGCAACCTGGGCTCGGACGATAACACCACCCAGTTTGTGGCCGGGGCGATCCAGGAAGGGCGCAAGCTGGGCTTTAAGGTCAGCACCTTCCTCAGCAACGGCGATGACGCCCGTTTCCAGGACTTCGTGAACCAGGCGATCAGCCAGAAGTATGACGGCATCATTCTGTCGCACGGTAAAGACCCTTACGCGACCGCGCTGGTAAAACGCATTACCGACGCCGGCATCAAGGTTTCGGTCTTCGACACGCCGGTGAATCAGACTCTGCCGGGCGTCACGGTGACCGCCCAGGATGACGCCTCGCTGGCGCAGCTGTCACTCGATCAGCTGGTGAAAGACAGCAACGGCAAAGCGAATATCGTGAAGCTGTGGGTCGCCGGCTTCCCGGCGATGGAACGTCGCCAGGTGGTGTATGAGAAGGTGCTGAAGGCCAACCCGGGTATTCACCAGCTGGAATCGATTGGTGCCGTCTCTTCCGACGTGCAGGGCGATACCGCTAATAAGATTGGCGCCATTCTGGCTAAATATCCGAAAGGCAAAATTGACGCCATCTGGGGTTCATGGGACGCGTTTGCTCAGGGCGCTTACAAAGCCCTGCAGGAGAACGGCCGCACTGAAATCAAACTCTACAGCATTGACGTTTCCAACCAGGATCTGCAGCTGATGAGCGAGAAAAACAGCCCGTGGCAGCAGACCGTGGCGGTAGACAGCAAGCTGATTGGTGCAATCAACATGCGCCTGGTAGCCAATAAAATCGGCGGCGAGCCAACGCCGGCCAGCTATCAGTTCCAGGCCGCAGCCATCTCTCAGTCGCAGCTCAAGGCCCAGCCAGGTGCCGTTAACGTCGCCACACTGAGCAAGATTATCCCAGGCTGGGGCACCTCACCTGATTTCGTCGCACCGTGGTTCGCACCTCTGGAAGCAAAATACGGTAAAAAATAA
- a CDS encoding MltR family transcriptional regulator codes for MEQPQAFENRVLERLNTGRSVRSFLIAAVELLAEAVNILITQVFRKDDYAVKYAVEPLLLGDGPLGELSVRLKLVYGLGIINRSEYEDAELLMALREELNHDGSEYRFTDDEILGPFGELHCVTALPPCPDYVSDDAELRAMQQQRYLQVVRSTMVLSLTALIARISQKQAFKK; via the coding sequence ATGGAACAACCACAGGCTTTTGAAAATCGGGTGCTGGAGCGCCTGAACACCGGACGTTCGGTGAGAAGCTTTCTGATCGCCGCCGTTGAGCTGCTGGCCGAAGCGGTCAATATTCTGATTACTCAGGTGTTCCGCAAGGATGACTATGCCGTCAAGTACGCGGTCGAACCGCTGCTGCTCGGTGATGGCCCGCTGGGGGAGCTGTCGGTGCGCCTGAAGCTGGTCTACGGCCTCGGCATCATCAACCGCAGCGAGTATGAAGATGCCGAGCTGCTGATGGCGCTGCGTGAAGAGCTGAACCACGACGGCAGCGAGTACCGCTTTACCGACGATGAGATCCTCGGCCCCTTTGGTGAGCTGCATTGCGTTACCGCCCTGCCGCCCTGCCCCGACTACGTCAGCGATGATGCGGAACTACGCGCCATGCAGCAGCAACGCTATCTGCAGGTGGTGCGATCGACCATGGTGCTGTCGCTGACCGCGCTGATCGCGCGGATCAGCCAAAAGCAGGCTTTTAAAAAATAA
- a CDS encoding mannitol-1-phosphate 5-dehydrogenase, whose translation MKALHFGAGNIGRGFIGKLLADAGIRLTFADVNQAVLDALNARHQYPVQVVGEQAKTEIVTGVDAINSTSDEVIDRVAEVDIVTTAVGPQILERIAGSIAKGLAKRSDNANTRPLNIIACENMVRGTTQLKGHVLKALPEQYHAWLEEHVGFVDSAVDRIVPPTEAGSSDPLEVTVETFSEWIVDQTQFKGPLPQIAGMELTDNLMAFVERKLFTLNTGHAITAYLGQLAGHQTIRDAILDPKVRQVVEGAMQESGAVLIRRYGFDAHKHAAYISKILSRFENPYLKDDVERVGRQPLRKLSAGDRLIKPTLGTLEYQLPHDNLVQGIAAALHYRSEQDPQAQQLTELLAKQDVATTLAEISGLDAHSDVVAAVVKAYNAVS comes from the coding sequence ATGAAAGCTCTGCATTTTGGCGCGGGTAATATCGGCCGCGGTTTTATCGGCAAACTGCTGGCCGATGCCGGTATCCGGCTCACCTTTGCCGACGTTAATCAGGCGGTGCTCGACGCGCTGAACGCGCGCCATCAGTACCCGGTACAGGTGGTTGGTGAACAGGCGAAGACCGAGATCGTCACCGGGGTTGATGCGATTAACAGCACCAGCGACGAGGTTATCGATCGGGTGGCTGAGGTTGATATCGTTACCACGGCGGTTGGCCCACAGATCCTTGAGCGCATTGCGGGCAGCATTGCGAAAGGGCTGGCCAAACGCAGTGATAATGCTAATACCCGTCCGCTGAACATTATCGCCTGTGAAAACATGGTGCGTGGCACCACTCAGCTGAAGGGCCACGTGCTGAAGGCGCTGCCGGAGCAGTATCACGCCTGGCTGGAAGAGCATGTCGGCTTCGTCGACTCCGCCGTTGACCGTATTGTTCCGCCGACAGAAGCCGGCAGCAGCGATCCGCTGGAAGTGACCGTAGAGACCTTCAGCGAATGGATCGTCGATCAGACCCAGTTTAAAGGCCCGCTGCCGCAGATTGCCGGCATGGAGCTGACCGACAACCTGATGGCCTTTGTCGAGCGTAAGCTGTTTACGCTGAACACCGGCCATGCCATCACCGCCTATCTCGGCCAGCTGGCCGGCCATCAGACCATCCGTGATGCGATTCTCGATCCAAAGGTACGTCAGGTGGTTGAAGGCGCGATGCAGGAGAGCGGCGCGGTGCTGATCCGCCGTTACGGCTTTGATGCACATAAGCACGCGGCCTATATCAGCAAGATCCTCAGCCGTTTTGAGAATCCGTACCTGAAAGATGACGTCGAGCGCGTCGGACGTCAGCCGCTGCGCAAGCTGAGCGCCGGTGACCGCCTGATTAAACCGACGCTGGGCACGCTGGAGTATCAGCTGCCGCACGACAACCTGGTGCAGGGCATCGCGGCCGCGCTGCACTATCGCAGCGAGCAGGACCCTCAGGCGCAGCAGCTGACCGAACTGCTGGCGAAACAGGATGTCGCCACCACCCTGGCAGAGATCTCTGGCCTGGATGCCCACAGTGATGTTGTGGCGGCGGTGGTGAAGGCTTACAACGCTGTGTCATAA
- a CDS encoding PTS mannitol transporter subunit IICBA, producing MSSSDFKIKVQSFGRFLSNMVMPNIGAFIAWGIITALFIPTGWLPNETLARLVGPMITYLLPLLIGFTGGRLVGGDRGGVVGAITTMGVIVGADMPMFLGAMIAGPLGGWAIKSFDRAIDGKIKSGFEMLVNNFSAGIIGMLLAIIAFLAIGPLVEGLSHILAAGVNLMVQNNLLPLTSIFVEPAKILFLNNAINHGIFSPLGIQQASEAGKSIFFLIEANPGPGMGVLMAYMFFGRGNAKQSAGGAAIIHFLGGIHEIYFPYVLMNPRLILAVILGGMTGVFTLTLLNGGLVSPASPGSILAVLAMTPKGAYFANIAAIVAAFAVSFVVSAVLLKTSKVKEDDDIEAATRRMQEMKSQSKGQTGAAAAEGLHGDLSHVRKIIVACDAGMGSSAMGAGVLRKKVADAGLSNISVTNSAINSLPGDVDLVITHRDLTERAMRQAPHAQHISLSNFLDSGLYNDLTARLVEANRSEQHREKVNATLNDSYDDGQANLFKLSAANVFLGNHAADKEQAIRFAGEQLVKGGYVEPDYVEAMLAREKLTPTYLGESIAVPHGTIEAKDRVLKTGIVFCQYPNGVKFGDDEDDIARLVIGIAARNNEHIQVITALTNALDDDSVIERLATTSNVQDVLDLLSGDARA from the coding sequence ATGTCCTCATCAGATTTTAAGATCAAAGTGCAGAGCTTTGGTCGCTTTCTGAGCAACATGGTGATGCCAAATATCGGGGCATTTATTGCCTGGGGTATCATCACCGCGCTGTTTATCCCAACCGGCTGGCTGCCAAACGAAACGCTGGCCAGGCTGGTCGGCCCGATGATCACCTATCTGCTGCCGCTGCTGATCGGCTTTACCGGTGGCCGCCTGGTCGGCGGTGACCGCGGCGGCGTGGTCGGTGCGATCACCACCATGGGCGTGATCGTCGGTGCCGATATGCCGATGTTCCTCGGCGCGATGATTGCCGGTCCGCTGGGCGGCTGGGCGATCAAATCTTTTGACCGCGCGATCGACGGTAAGATTAAAAGCGGCTTTGAGATGCTGGTTAACAACTTCTCTGCCGGTATTATCGGCATGCTGCTGGCCATCATTGCCTTCCTGGCGATCGGGCCACTGGTTGAGGGCCTGTCGCACATTCTGGCGGCCGGCGTAAATCTGATGGTGCAGAACAACCTGCTGCCGCTGACCTCGATCTTTGTTGAACCGGCGAAAATCCTGTTCCTCAATAACGCCATTAACCACGGTATCTTCTCGCCGCTGGGTATCCAGCAGGCCAGCGAAGCCGGTAAGTCGATCTTCTTCCTGATTGAAGCCAACCCGGGCCCAGGCATGGGCGTACTGATGGCCTATATGTTCTTCGGCCGTGGCAATGCGAAGCAGTCTGCCGGTGGTGCCGCGATTATCCACTTCCTCGGCGGTATTCACGAAATCTACTTCCCGTACGTGCTGATGAACCCGCGCCTGATTCTGGCGGTGATCCTCGGCGGTATGACCGGCGTGTTCACCCTGACCCTGCTGAACGGTGGCCTGGTGTCTCCGGCTTCTCCGGGTTCAATCCTCGCCGTGCTGGCGATGACGCCAAAAGGTGCCTACTTCGCTAACATCGCGGCGATTGTGGCGGCCTTCGCGGTCTCCTTTGTCGTCTCTGCCGTGCTGCTGAAAACCAGCAAAGTGAAAGAAGATGACGATATCGAAGCGGCAACCCGCCGTATGCAGGAGATGAAGTCGCAGTCTAAAGGCCAGACCGGCGCCGCTGCCGCTGAAGGCCTGCACGGCGATCTGAGCCACGTGCGTAAAATCATCGTTGCCTGTGACGCGGGCATGGGTTCCAGCGCCATGGGCGCCGGCGTGCTGCGTAAGAAGGTGGCCGATGCCGGCCTGAGCAACATCTCGGTGACCAACTCGGCGATTAACAGCCTTCCGGGCGACGTTGACCTGGTGATTACCCACCGCGATCTGACCGAGCGCGCGATGCGCCAGGCACCCCATGCGCAGCATATTTCGCTGAGCAACTTCCTCGACAGCGGCCTGTATAACGATCTGACCGCGCGCCTGGTGGAAGCCAACCGCAGCGAACAGCACCGTGAAAAGGTCAATGCCACGCTGAACGACAGCTATGATGACGGCCAGGCCAACCTGTTCAAACTGAGCGCCGCCAACGTGTTCCTCGGCAATCACGCCGCGGACAAAGAGCAGGCGATCCGCTTTGCCGGTGAGCAGCTGGTGAAAGGTGGCTACGTTGAGCCGGATTATGTGGAAGCGATGCTGGCCCGTGAAAAGCTGACGCCAACCTATCTGGGTGAGTCGATCGCCGTCCCACACGGCACCATCGAAGCGAAAGATCGCGTGCTGAAAACCGGCATCGTCTTCTGCCAGTATCCGAACGGCGTGAAGTTCGGGGATGATGAAGACGACATCGCCCGGTTAGTGATCGGCATTGCCGCACGCAACAACGAGCATATTCAGGTGATTACCGCCCTGACCAATGCGCTGGATGATGACTCGGTGATTGAACGGCTGGCCACCACCAGCAACGTGCAGGACGTGCTGGATCTGTTGTCCGGTGACGCGCGCGCCTGA
- a CDS encoding FaeA/PapI family transcriptional regulator yields the protein MFERASCLHREKSVAKVIHALNEFFAEKMPSGPHPIYASTRDIADRSDLSIYNARHILIKLEKEGMITSIKNENRKSLYWNKTEKLKGI from the coding sequence ATGTTCGAACGTGCCAGTTGTCTGCATCGGGAAAAATCTGTCGCAAAGGTAATTCATGCACTTAACGAGTTTTTTGCGGAAAAAATGCCATCCGGACCGCATCCCATTTATGCCAGTACGCGTGATATCGCAGATCGCTCCGACTTAAGTATTTATAATGCCAGACATATATTGATCAAGCTTGAAAAAGAAGGAATGATTACCTCCATTAAGAATGAAAATCGTAAGAGTTTGTACTGGAATAAAACAGAGAAACTTAAGGGAATTTAA
- a CDS encoding FidL-like protein: MIKKTLIAGALLCTALIVPLCMWILTPERASPALALSCRANVHFAINQDATTTTMDGQVSLVTLGKSRLAMQFSGQMTTPEGRFLLNRVLMMTYHYHPENQALELNYSHSNVSETDNIPDSVFYQRLVKNPALLLYLQRFNHDSWLVSGLNMPLYICTDR, translated from the coding sequence ATGATCAAGAAAACGCTTATCGCCGGTGCCCTGCTGTGTACTGCACTGATTGTGCCGCTCTGCATGTGGATACTGACGCCCGAGCGGGCCAGCCCTGCGCTGGCACTCTCCTGCCGGGCGAACGTTCATTTTGCGATTAATCAGGATGCCACCACCACCACCATGGATGGCCAGGTTTCCCTGGTCACGCTGGGAAAATCACGACTGGCAATGCAATTTTCCGGTCAGATGACCACACCTGAAGGGCGTTTTCTGCTCAACCGGGTCCTGATGATGACCTACCACTATCATCCTGAAAATCAGGCACTGGAACTCAATTACAGCCATAGCAACGTCAGTGAAACTGACAACATTCCTGATAGCGTGTTTTATCAACGGCTGGTAAAAAACCCTGCATTACTGCTCTACCTGCAGCGCTTTAACCACGACAGCTGGCTGGTTTCCGGGCTGAATATGCCGCTTTACATCTGTACGGATCGCTGA
- a CDS encoding winged helix-turn-helix domain-containing protein, producing MKYLINEKIDFDSATGWLQLMGEENASLQLSRPSTLLLTELIVNAGKTSSRESLLTNVWEKNGLIPSSNNLSNHISYLRKTFRQLGVEDDVITTVPKEGFRLAMITRCYDAVHINKNRVDADTKTVSPESEATEKPHQKASLSLNTVANISITVALILISISLLTVITLPTRSQVAMTPFPPIGLCLMYEMNAGNPSYREEKKNRLKEVINRNNIDCNNKKSTNYFEFYHFNPEEKNEQKGLFFAQCVIGTLESEHCVNYLSVTIDKP from the coding sequence ATGAAATATTTGATTAATGAAAAAATAGATTTTGATTCTGCAACCGGCTGGCTCCAGCTTATGGGGGAAGAGAACGCCTCTCTGCAACTTTCGCGCCCAAGCACGCTATTATTAACCGAACTCATAGTGAATGCCGGCAAAACATCATCGCGCGAATCGTTGCTCACCAACGTCTGGGAAAAAAATGGCCTTATCCCTTCCAGTAATAACCTTAGCAATCATATCAGTTATTTGAGAAAAACATTCAGGCAGCTGGGCGTTGAGGATGATGTCATCACGACCGTTCCGAAAGAAGGATTTCGGCTGGCGATGATCACCCGATGCTATGATGCCGTTCACATAAACAAAAACCGCGTTGATGCCGATACCAAAACAGTTTCACCTGAATCGGAGGCAACCGAAAAACCACATCAGAAGGCGTCTCTTTCGCTTAATACCGTCGCTAACATTAGCATAACAGTAGCGCTGATACTGATATCCATTAGTTTACTTACTGTAATTACCCTGCCGACAAGATCGCAGGTGGCGATGACTCCTTTCCCACCGATCGGGCTCTGCCTGATGTATGAGATGAATGCAGGTAATCCATCGTACCGGGAGGAGAAAAAAAACCGCCTCAAAGAGGTTATTAATCGTAATAACATCGATTGTAATAATAAAAAAAGCACGAATTACTTTGAATTCTATCATTTCAATCCAGAGGAAAAAAATGAACAGAAAGGTCTGTTTTTCGCCCAGTGCGTTATCGGAACGCTGGAGAGCGAACACTGTGTGAACTACCTCTCTGTCACCATCGATAAACCATGA
- a CDS encoding ABC transporter permease, whose product MSSKEHSLKAAPSVRHQLTDFLYKWGMLLTVVLLIAGFGIASDSFLEPTNIINILRSIAIVTVIAIGVSVSLTIGGFDLSVGSTASLANSLVISLFVWYGFGPTQAIALTLLLCTLVGLFNAFMIVVLKIPDMLATLASLFVVQGVAMTYSFGGSITENMVLPSGDMAEGTIPPVFSLLGQVPVIVIVMLVVTVVAQLLLSLTKHGRRMYAIGGNPEAARLSGIRTNRYRILAYVISALLAGLGGILLASRIGSSQVNAGGGYLMDAVAAAWIGLSLAGAGKPNALGTLLGAVILGVLQNGLVMLSVPYYAMDIIKGLVLAVALAITYVQRRPA is encoded by the coding sequence GTGAGCAGCAAAGAACACTCTCTTAAAGCGGCACCGTCCGTCCGCCATCAGCTCACGGATTTTCTCTATAAGTGGGGCATGCTGCTGACGGTAGTCCTGCTGATCGCCGGCTTTGGCATCGCGTCTGACAGCTTCCTTGAGCCGACCAACATTATCAATATCCTGCGCTCGATCGCCATCGTGACGGTGATCGCCATCGGCGTCTCCGTCTCGCTGACCATCGGCGGATTTGACCTCTCTGTCGGGTCAACGGCGTCGCTGGCCAACTCGCTGGTGATTTCGCTGTTTGTCTGGTACGGCTTTGGTCCCACTCAGGCAATTGCTCTGACCCTGCTGCTGTGTACGCTGGTCGGCCTGTTTAACGCCTTTATGATCGTGGTGCTGAAAATTCCCGATATGCTGGCGACGCTGGCCAGCCTGTTCGTGGTGCAGGGCGTGGCGATGACCTACAGTTTTGGCGGTTCGATCACGGAAAACATGGTGTTGCCGAGCGGTGATATGGCCGAAGGCACTATTCCGCCGGTGTTCTCGCTGCTGGGCCAGGTGCCGGTAATTGTTATCGTTATGCTGGTCGTCACCGTGGTAGCGCAACTGCTGCTGTCGCTGACCAAACACGGGCGGCGCATGTATGCGATCGGCGGTAACCCGGAGGCGGCGCGCCTGTCCGGCATTCGCACCAACCGTTACCGCATCCTCGCCTATGTGATCTCGGCGCTGCTGGCCGGGCTGGGCGGCATTTTGCTTGCGTCACGCATCGGCTCCTCGCAGGTAAACGCCGGTGGCGGTTATCTGATGGATGCGGTGGCGGCGGCGTGGATTGGCCTGTCGCTGGCGGGGGCGGGTAAACCGAACGCGCTGGGCACCCTGCTGGGCGCGGTGATCCTCGGGGTGCTTCAGAATGGCCTGGTGATGCTGTCGGTGCCCTATTACGCCATGGATATTATTAAAGGTCTGGTGCTGGCGGTTGCACTGGCTATCACCTACGTTCAGCGCCGACCGGCCTGA